From Staphylothermus hellenicus DSM 12710, a single genomic window includes:
- a CDS encoding HAD-IIB family hydrolase, whose amino-acid sequence MGGEKIVVISDMDGCLLNKTYDYRKSIDAIKYVLENNILLILNSSKTRYEIEYYIEKWGLHGKTIFTVENGAATFIPKKLVDKNSLVHDMLKKYEHSIIDEYIVIVNGLKTSIIEQKIIDIIEETREKILWLKDFTPQKFSELTRLPIEQSILALKREYSYLFHPLVRGEIINKIVEEIKARGLNVSTGSGTIYLITGNHDKGLATQRTIEIIKEIFNKNIVTIGVGDGYNDIPMLKTTDYSILLNCRKDIIQELSNKNNLTITCRNGSDEWLKMVKRTVESIVKKQ is encoded by the coding sequence ATGGGCGGAGAGAAAATAGTAGTTATATCGGATATGGATGGTTGCTTACTTAATAAAACATATGATTATAGGAAAAGTATTGATGCCATAAAGTATGTTTTGGAAAACAATATTTTACTCATCCTAAATTCTTCGAAGACAAGATATGAGATTGAATACTATATTGAAAAATGGGGTCTACACGGCAAAACAATATTTACAGTGGAGAATGGGGCAGCAACTTTTATCCCCAAAAAACTTGTTGATAAGAATTCGCTAGTTCATGATATGCTGAAGAAATATGAGCACTCCATAATTGATGAATACATTGTTATAGTAAATGGGTTGAAAACAAGTATTATTGAGCAGAAAATAATTGATATAATTGAGGAGACAAGGGAAAAAATATTGTGGCTCAAAGATTTTACGCCTCAGAAATTCTCTGAATTAACCCGTCTACCCATTGAACAATCAATATTGGCTCTCAAACGTGAATACTCATACTTATTCCACCCACTAGTCAGGGGGGAAATAATCAATAAAATAGTGGAAGAGATCAAGGCTAGAGGCCTAAATGTTTCAACAGGTTCTGGAACCATATACCTTATAACAGGAAACCATGATAAAGGCTTAGCAACTCAGCGAACAATTGAGATCATAAAAGAAATATTCAATAAAAACATAGTAACAATAGGTGTTGGAGACGGATACAATGACATACCAATGCTTAAAACAACAGATTACTCAATACTCCTAAACTGTAGAAAAGATATTATCCAGGAACTCAGCAACAAAAACAACCTAACCATAACATGTAGAAACGGATCTGATGAATGGCTGAAAATGGTGAAAAGAACAGTTGAATCAATAGTGAAGAAACAATAA
- the mpgS gene encoding mannosyl-3-phosphoglycerate synthase — MRVEMPRYMERFGAIRFYNVQRVLELSGGKTSDFSGEVPGTINVGSGDIEEIEANMTIIVPVKNENPKVLEGVLSGIPHDAFIVVVSNSKREPIDRYRIELDTLFQFYRLTRRPLMVVHQKDPVLGQALKEAGYPYIVGDNGYVKDGKGEGMIIGLLLAKYLGRRYVGFIDSDNYIPGAVNEYVHIYAAGFYMAKSPYAMVRIKWPYKTKFVGKRFYFRRRGRVSEITNRYMNMLIASITKFETDVIKTSNAGEHAMTLELADRIGYSSGFSIEPYQIVYMLEEYTGLKSSRFPEIMKDTIEVFQIEPRNPHIHEEREETHIPEMIKQSLATIYHSRLADEFLKNRIREELLARRAISRDEEIPEPTKYPPLIEADARKIFKMLEESSDTLIIKEF; from the coding sequence ATGAGAGTTGAGATGCCAAGATATATGGAGAGATTTGGAGCTATTAGGTTCTATAATGTTCAGAGAGTATTGGAGCTTAGCGGCGGTAAAACAAGTGATTTCAGCGGGGAAGTTCCGGGAACGATTAATGTGGGCAGTGGTGATATTGAGGAAATAGAAGCTAATATGACTATTATTGTTCCAGTGAAGAATGAGAACCCGAAAGTCCTCGAGGGTGTGTTGAGTGGAATACCACATGATGCATTCATAGTTGTTGTGTCTAATAGTAAACGTGAACCAATAGATAGGTATAGGATCGAGCTCGATACATTGTTTCAATTCTACAGGTTAACACGTAGACCATTAATGGTTGTTCACCAGAAAGACCCCGTGCTCGGGCAAGCCCTCAAAGAAGCTGGTTATCCATATATAGTTGGAGATAATGGATACGTGAAGGATGGTAAGGGCGAAGGAATGATTATAGGATTATTACTGGCTAAGTATCTGGGTAGACGATATGTTGGATTCATCGATTCCGACAACTATATCCCAGGAGCTGTTAACGAATACGTCCACATATACGCCGCCGGATTCTACATGGCTAAATCACCATACGCGATGGTTAGGATCAAGTGGCCATATAAAACAAAATTTGTTGGTAAAAGATTCTATTTCCGTAGGAGGGGGAGGGTTTCAGAAATAACTAATAGATATATGAACATGTTGATTGCATCGATCACAAAGTTTGAAACAGATGTTATAAAAACAAGTAATGCTGGAGAACACGCTATGACGCTTGAACTAGCTGATAGAATAGGTTATTCAAGCGGGTTCAGCATTGAACCATACCAGATTGTTTATATGCTTGAAGAATATACTGGTTTAAAATCATCTAGATTCCCGGAGATCATGAAGGATACTATTGAAGTATTCCAAATAGAGCCTCGTAATCCCCATATTCACGAGGAGAGAGAGGAAACACATATACCTGAAATGATTAAGCAGAGTCTAGCAACAATATATCATAGTAGATTAGCCGATGAATTCCTAAAGAATAGGATACGCGAAGAATTACTGGCTAGGAGAGCTATAAGCCGGGACGAAGAAATCCCTGAGCCTACAAAGTATCCGCCGCTAATAGAGGCTGATGCACGGAAGATATTTAAGATGCTAGAGGAGAGTAGCGACACTCTTATTATAAAGGAGTTTTAA
- a CDS encoding Glu/Leu/Phe/Val family dehydrogenase produces the protein MAEIPASLYEKDPTYQMAVKQLREAAQLLGLPDEIVEVLRHPERLIQVKIPIRRDNGKIEVYLGWRSQHNSALGPYKGGVRYREDVTPGEVVALSMWMTWKNSLAGIPYGGGKGGIRVNPKLLSQRELEELSRKFFAALARNVGPDVDIPAPDVYTNPQTMAWYFDEYSKIVGYNAWGVVTAKPVELGGLHARTVSTGYGTALTAREAAKRWIGGIEGKTVAIQGFGNVGQYAAKYLKEWGAIVVAVSDRSGGIYDPNGIDVEEAMKVKAETRKVTNYKKGNVKIISNEELLELDVDILIPAATENVITKANADRIKAKVISEGANGPTTPEAEEILRKKGVVIVPDILANAGGVTMSWIEWSHNRMGCWLTDEEALSRLDRIMTHNFNRVFDEWQKKFSDHPMRTAAYAIAVDRVVRAMKLRGWI, from the coding sequence ATGGCAGAAATACCTGCTTCACTATATGAGAAAGACCCAACTTATCAAATGGCAGTTAAACAATTAAGAGAAGCAGCTCAACTACTAGGCTTACCAGATGAGATCGTAGAAGTACTGAGACATCCTGAGAGATTAATACAAGTTAAAATACCAATTAGAAGAGATAATGGCAAAATTGAAGTCTATCTTGGATGGAGATCCCAGCACAATAGTGCTCTAGGCCCCTATAAGGGCGGAGTACGCTACCGTGAAGATGTAACACCAGGCGAAGTAGTAGCATTATCTATGTGGATGACTTGGAAGAACAGTTTAGCGGGAATACCATATGGTGGAGGAAAGGGAGGCATAAGAGTTAACCCCAAGCTACTAAGTCAGCGAGAACTAGAAGAGCTTAGCAGAAAATTCTTCGCTGCACTAGCTAGAAATGTTGGTCCAGACGTAGATATACCTGCTCCAGACGTATATACTAATCCACAAACAATGGCTTGGTACTTTGACGAATACAGTAAGATCGTCGGATACAATGCATGGGGAGTTGTAACAGCTAAACCAGTAGAGCTGGGAGGACTGCATGCGCGTACAGTATCCACAGGTTATGGAACAGCTTTAACAGCACGTGAAGCAGCTAAGAGATGGATTGGAGGGATTGAAGGTAAAACTGTGGCTATCCAGGGATTCGGAAACGTTGGACAATATGCTGCTAAGTATCTCAAAGAGTGGGGCGCAATAGTTGTAGCTGTCAGCGACCGTAGCGGTGGAATATATGATCCTAATGGAATAGATGTTGAGGAGGCAATGAAAGTTAAGGCAGAAACAAGAAAGGTAACAAATTATAAGAAAGGAAACGTAAAAATCATCAGTAACGAGGAACTATTAGAGCTGGACGTAGATATACTTATACCAGCAGCAACTGAGAACGTTATAACCAAGGCAAACGCTGACCGTATCAAAGCCAAGGTTATAAGTGAGGGAGCAAATGGGCCAACAACTCCTGAAGCCGAGGAGATACTTCGTAAGAAGGGCGTAGTAATTGTACCGGATATCCTAGCGAATGCTGGCGGCGTAACAATGAGCTGGATCGAGTGGAGCCATAACCGTATGGGATGCTGGTTAACAGATGAGGAGGCACTATCTAGACTAGATAGAATAATGACTCATAACTTCAACCGTGTATTCGATGAGTGGCAGAAGAAATTCAGCGATCACCCAATGAGAACAGCTGCATATGCCATCGCCGTAGATCGCGTAGTTCGTGCAATGAAGCTGAGAGGATGGATCTAA
- a CDS encoding DUF504 domain-containing protein, producing MPKRMGEIEYWLRRLFFSGRKDDYVIYIRYRIDGEEELRPIPGKFIDDIRRGYIIVGEDMIPFHRVEEIRTRDGKIVYKRRKNMGL from the coding sequence ATGCCTAAGAGGATGGGGGAAATAGAGTATTGGCTTAGACGGTTGTTTTTCAGCGGTAGAAAAGACGATTATGTTATTTATATACGTTACAGAATTGATGGCGAAGAAGAACTTAGACCTATTCCTGGAAAATTCATCGATGATATTAGGAGAGGATACATTATTGTTGGGGAAGATATGATTCCTTTTCATAGAGTAGAGGAGATTAGGACACGTGATGGTAAAATTGTTTATAAGCGGAGAAAAAATATGGGTTTATAA
- a CDS encoding DUF134 domain-containing protein, with protein sequence MPGRKMGWRVGRPRKPRIVRYDISGKITWVPLINGLPARKSPPIILEPDEFEAYRLVYSHGLTQEEAAVKMGISRGTLWRLLVSARRKIGYALENLAPIIIEPKTETS encoded by the coding sequence ATGCCCGGCAGAAAAATGGGATGGAGAGTAGGAAGGCCGAGGAAGCCTAGAATAGTCAGATACGATATTAGCGGGAAAATAACATGGGTACCATTAATTAATGGTTTACCAGCCCGGAAATCCCCACCAATAATTTTAGAGCCTGACGAATTTGAAGCATATAGACTTGTTTATAGCCATGGTCTAACCCAGGAAGAAGCAGCCGTTAAAATGGGTATTTCAAGGGGTACTTTATGGAGACTACTAGTTTCTGCTCGTAGAAAAATAGGCTATGCTCTTGAAAACTTAGCCCCCATAATAATTGAGCCAAAAACCGAGACTTCATAG
- a CDS encoding polyprenyl synthetase family protein codes for MDNYMELLEFARRITNEALREVFDTVDAEARGVSSKVVDIPFISRDYTLRGGKRLRAFLVLIGYWSRKWGYGSIDSVKYLMAGIEFLQSYLLVHDDIMDEDEIRRGGPTVHVWFDKKCREGGLIGRCKHYGVSQAIIVGDYLESLAVSMFTRLNLPDYALKELIKTYTRGIRLVAYGQFLDVLIANTPLQKVSEDDVYNIHLLKTASYTVELPLHLGAIASLMYDKELLTELSQYALPAGIAFQLQDDILGLYGDPKVTGKPVGSDVREKKKTLLIVKAYQLADTGDKKFLEELYDKKKPEEITDEDVRRVQSIVRETGSLDYSVKKMNEYVERARNALKSSIIINESAKKVLDWLLELFVRRRH; via the coding sequence ATGGATAATTATATGGAACTTTTAGAGTTTGCTAGAAGGATCACGAATGAGGCTCTTCGAGAAGTCTTCGACACAGTAGATGCTGAGGCCAGAGGTGTTTCTAGTAAAGTCGTTGATATCCCCTTTATTTCTAGGGATTATACTTTGAGAGGAGGTAAGAGGCTGCGAGCATTTCTTGTATTAATAGGTTATTGGAGCAGGAAATGGGGTTATGGCAGTATTGATTCAGTAAAGTACTTGATGGCTGGAATAGAGTTTTTGCAGAGCTACCTACTCGTTCATGATGATATAATGGATGAAGACGAGATTAGGAGGGGTGGTCCAACTGTTCATGTATGGTTTGATAAGAAATGTAGAGAGGGGGGACTTATTGGTCGATGCAAACACTATGGTGTTTCACAAGCAATAATTGTTGGGGATTATCTAGAATCGTTGGCTGTCTCAATGTTTACTAGGCTTAATTTGCCGGATTATGCATTGAAGGAATTAATCAAAACATATACTAGAGGTATACGATTAGTAGCTTATGGTCAATTCCTAGATGTCCTAATAGCTAATACACCGCTACAGAAAGTGTCCGAAGACGATGTCTATAATATACATTTGTTGAAAACAGCATCTTATACTGTAGAGTTGCCTTTACATCTTGGAGCAATAGCTTCTCTAATGTATGATAAAGAATTGTTAACGGAGCTTTCACAATATGCTTTACCAGCAGGTATAGCTTTCCAGCTACAAGACGATATACTGGGATTATATGGTGATCCAAAAGTTACAGGTAAACCTGTTGGGAGCGATGTTAGAGAGAAGAAGAAAACATTACTAATAGTTAAAGCCTATCAGCTCGCAGATACCGGTGATAAAAAGTTTCTAGAAGAACTATATGATAAGAAGAAACCCGAAGAAATAACAGATGAAGATGTTAGGAGAGTTCAGAGTATAGTGAGAGAAACAGGTAGTTTAGATTATAGTGTTAAAAAGATGAACGAATATGTTGAAAGAGCAAGGAATGCTTTGAAATCATCTATAATAATTAATGAATCCGCGAAAAAAGTTCTAGACTGGTTACTAGAATTATTTGTGAGGAGAAGACATTAA
- a CDS encoding 5-formyltetrahydrofolate cyclo-ligase encodes MNTIKELKKKIREHIWSLMEKKNIARFPRPVYGRIPNFVGAEQAAAKIRSLDIWGKAGVVKANPDSPQKPLRYYALIDGKKLVMATPRLREGFLLLDPSKIPSTKYGYASTIRGAFIYGKKISLREIPMIDLIITGCVAVDRRGGRLGKGGGYAELEYAILREIGSIDEQVYVVTTIHDIQIVDHVPLEPHDLTVDIMATPTRIYIVKPRPPKPKGIIWELLGEKRKLGVFRELESIVKERS; translated from the coding sequence ATGAATACTATAAAAGAACTAAAAAAGAAGATAAGAGAACATATATGGAGTCTTATGGAGAAGAAAAACATAGCTAGATTTCCTAGACCAGTATATGGTAGGATACCTAATTTTGTTGGAGCAGAACAAGCTGCTGCGAAGATAAGGTCTCTAGATATATGGGGGAAAGCAGGAGTTGTAAAGGCTAATCCTGATAGTCCACAAAAACCTCTTAGATACTATGCTTTAATAGATGGTAAGAAACTAGTAATGGCTACTCCTAGGCTGAGAGAAGGATTCCTATTACTTGACCCATCAAAAATCCCCTCTACAAAATATGGTTATGCATCAACTATTAGGGGAGCATTTATTTATGGAAAAAAGATTTCTCTCCGTGAAATACCAATGATAGACCTTATCATAACGGGTTGTGTCGCAGTAGATAGGCGGGGAGGAAGGCTTGGCAAGGGAGGTGGTTATGCAGAGCTAGAGTATGCTATACTACGCGAAATAGGATCGATTGATGAACAAGTATATGTTGTTACAACTATTCATGATATACAAATAGTTGATCATGTTCCCTTAGAACCACACGACTTAACAGTAGATATAATGGCAACCCCTACTAGGATATATATTGTTAAGCCAAGACCGCCCAAGCCTAAAGGTATTATTTGGGAACTATTAGGTGAGAAGAGAAAACTCGGTGTTTTCAGGGAACTAGAAAGCATTGTTAAGGAGAGATCCTAG
- a CDS encoding orotidine 5'-phosphate decarboxylase / HUMPS family protein produces the protein MRPVLQIALDVDDLFKALSMSTRIVAELGCGNIWIEAGTPLIKAWGRIGIDVLKKSTNCFVVADTKTMDTGAFEGEIVLSAGADAYTVLGLADGSTIRESIDKAHEYNKLLIVDLINHPNPYNRALELDKLGVDVVLYHVGIDVQRSRGLTIDQLIDEIKMLRKNINAKIAVAGGIKHGKAKPLVDAGADIVVVGSAITKAEDPVDSARKFLEEILS, from the coding sequence ATGAGACCCGTGCTCCAGATTGCTCTGGATGTAGACGACTTGTTTAAAGCATTAAGCATGTCTACACGTATAGTTGCTGAGCTTGGATGCGGAAACATATGGATAGAGGCGGGAACCCCGCTTATAAAGGCTTGGGGTAGAATAGGTATTGATGTTTTAAAGAAATCTACTAATTGCTTCGTTGTAGCTGATACTAAAACTATGGATACTGGGGCGTTTGAGGGTGAAATAGTTTTGAGTGCTGGTGCTGATGCATATACTGTGCTTGGTTTAGCTGATGGCTCAACAATTCGTGAATCCATAGATAAAGCACATGAATATAATAAGCTTTTAATTGTGGACTTAATAAACCATCCTAACCCATATAATAGAGCTCTAGAACTTGACAAGCTCGGCGTAGACGTGGTATTGTATCATGTTGGAATAGATGTTCAGCGCAGCAGGGGGTTAACAATAGATCAACTAATAGACGAGATCAAGATGCTGAGGAAAAACATAAATGCTAAAATAGCTGTTGCCGGCGGAATAAAGCATGGTAAAGCAAAACCATTAGTTGATGCTGGTGCAGACATAGTTGTTGTTGGCAGTGCTATAACAAAGGCAGAAGACCCTGTAGATTCTGCTAGGAAATTCTTAGAAGAAATACTATCTTGA